A region of the Cricetulus griseus strain 17A/GY chromosome 7, alternate assembly CriGri-PICRH-1.0, whole genome shotgun sequence genome:
CTCCTTCCTCCGCTTTGACGTCACCACTGTCTCCCGCCCCCTCTTCTCCATTGACGGCAGCAGAGCCTGGTTACTGTGGGGACCGTCAGACCTGACAACCTGGGCCTTGGGACTAGGTGGGGGCTGTTGGAGTGCTGAACCTTTTGTCTGTGTAAATGGCAGATACGGAGGTGGGTGAGCAATGGCTGTTTGGGTCAGAGGAATCACACCTAAATCCTTGAGAGctgtggagggagaaaggggtctgaaaacaaaaaaaggagagaacAGGGTCACACACAGTACGAGGGGGCAGGAAAGCAGCATCATTTtcaggaagaggaagctggggaTTCAGGtgcctgtgtcttttgttttccgttttcctgcttctgttttttttttttttttctgggttattTTATAACACTTCTGTGTCCCAGCTTTTTTACAAATCCCTGCCCCTCCGCCTCCTCCAAGGGAAACACTATTGTTAAGGAAAGCTTTAGCCACGTGACAGAGAGGGGCGTGCACTTACAGCTGATTATGTCAGCAGCTGCTTGGTGGCCTCTTCACCTGCCATCTAGGTTTCCAGGGAACCCTGGAAGAACTGCTCAGCACAGGTCTGGATAGACCCAGACTGGCACGTTATTCCTCCAAATCAAGCCCCTGCTCTCTTTTTTATGAATCAGTgctctacttttctttttaaaattgtaatttgtTGCTTCCCGTCCTCCCGaggctccctctcccttacctaTCCTTGATAGAAACAAAGTCATCATGTTTAGCGCCAGTCTGCTGTGTGTCAGGTCCTGACACAAACTGACTGACTTGCATTACTGCTGAGAATACAGTAAATGAGCTGGATGAGCTTGCTGCTCGAACCTTAGCTTGCTTTTCCGAAGCCGCAGGAATATAAAGAAAGCCCTTGCCACCTCATCTTTTTCTGCCTAGGGCCTCAACTGCCCTCTCTGCTGCCCCTTTGTAGTCCTGGTTTCCTGTCCCCCCCACTTGTGGGGCagccctaaatgtgggtggctgCATCCTCTGCAGAGAGGCAGCGCTAGTCACCAAGTAGGCTGTCTGGAGACCTTTTCTCTGATTGGCCATCGAAGCacctgcttttgtttcctttcacaGTAGCCATTGGCTCTCGCTGCCCTTTCCATTATCTGTGTCCTCCCATCACCCACTCACCCCTTAATGACACGTGGACCCTCAATTGCCCTTCTCCCAGAATCTGACGTGTCAGAGGAAGGGATTAGATTCTTTATGACAAGGTTGAGGGAGAAGCCGGGGAATATCAGTCTAGattttctctctcccacttccCATGGGTATCAGACATTTCATTCAACTGGCTCCAGGACAGGTGTCTTGTTCTGCAAGGCTGGTCAGTTCAGGAAGTAGGTTTCTCTTGAGCGCCCACTGTGGCCCACACGTTTTCCCTGAAAAGGGTAGCTCCCCGTCTATCACTTCCCTTTCATTATTCACTGCGCCGGGCATCCTGAGCTCATTGGCTGACTGAGGCCCTTCAGCCCAGCACCAGCACCCAAGTCCACGTGCAAGGATGTGTGTGACACAGCCCTGACCTCAGTGGGAGCTAGTAGCCAATCGGGTGCCAGGGAGAGAGCCTTAGCCAACTGGGGGCGGGGCCTGCGGCTCTTTGGGCAGAAGGCCAATGAGGGGCAGGGCCTGGCATTATGCAACCCGCCTCCCAGCCTCTCGGAGCTTCTCGGTTGCGGGCTGAAACGGCAGGCTCCTGGAGGGCGCTCGAACGGCCAGGTAGGGATCTCTGCTGCAATCCTAGGGCTAGTCTTTGTCCCGGAGCTTGGCTACCACTACCTCCAATGTGGTGGGTCACTTTCAGCTCTGACTGCTAGAATAGCAAAACCGAAATCCGCCTTTCTTGTTACTGTCCACCTTTCCTCGCCCCTGGGACCCTTAGGTATTCTACTACTCAACCCTTCACGGGTTGTTTAATTCTTATTCGCTCACCTTACCTCCTGCTCTGTTTCTCCATCGCAGCCGTTCTAAGCCCAACAACAGACCGTTAGCGAGCATGGCTCCTTACCCCTTTCTTGTCACTTGGGGGTCCTCGGGTTTGCCCTGGCACAAAGACCCCTTCTGGTTTTTGCTGGCCCCGTCCTTCCTCCGTCCAGTTCCTGGCCCCATGCCTGTCGTGATGTCAGCCGCTTCATGCTGGAACATCCTGTTCCCAGCGCTAGTTCTTGCTGTTGGCCACagccttcccttttctcctggtGCTCAGAAAATACTTGGGATGGGGGTGTGGTTAGACAGGGAGTAGAGGAAGAACTGTATGTTGTTGGTTGTTGTGTGTTCTCTACCTAAGGTGGTAGGGTTAACTAGAAAAGTAGGAGACTGGGGAAGATGCCTGGGTCCTTGCCTATGGCAGATGGTAACTCTAGTCCTGATGTTTGGGAGTGGACAGggacccaaaaaacaaaagcagtgtCTTGATCAGAATGATGGATCAAGGCAAGAGCTAGGACGGGGGCGTTTCCACAGAGAGCAGAGACTGTATTTCTCCCGGGGGAGGCTAGGATCTGCTCCTAGAGTCCCTATAGTTCATCTCTCTTCACATGGCTCCTGGGCTCTCTGGGCCTTGGGAATTTGTTAAGGTGGGTGACTCCTGGGCCTTGCTAGCCAGTATGGAGGGTGGTTTGGCCAGTATGGGAGTGGGTCGTTTTCCACTTCCACAGCAataggggtggggggaggggtctcTCCTGCCCTCCTGTGGTCCCTCCAGCAACCGCTGAGCTCAGCGGCTGACGTCGGTTTCCCTGGCGACCGTGGCTGTGGCGGAAGCGCGTGGTGGGGCCAGGCACATCGATGCGCATGTGCAGCGGGGGTGGTACCGCCCCCGGATAAAATTAGCCCGGAAGCCTAAATATAGGAGGCGATCAGCTCACCCCCTGCTCCGAGAGGCCTCAGAGTCCCAGACCAAGTGGGGACCTGATGAGAATTTGGGGATTGGAAACCTGCAAGCTTTGTCCCACAGCCATAGTTCTAGTTAATCAGGCTGTAGTCACTTCACACTGGCAGGGGGCGCAAGAGAAGGCTCAAGAGAACTGCCTTCCTACCTGTGGTATCCTTAGGGGGAGCGGGAAACAGAACTTAGCTTCTTCCTATTACAAGCCCCAGGCTTGAGTCCCATCAGTGAGGGACAGGCAGAGGAAGGACGGAATGTAGCCAACAGATGCTGTGCGGTTAACAGCTCAGCTTTGCTAAACCTtccttcttggtttctttttctaggtgctgtgattaaattagTCAGCTCTCAGAGACAGACAGCCTACCTCTCTTATCCAGGCCTCAAAAGCCCCGTTGTGCACCCGTGGTGGCCTCTTCACCTTCCCTGTTTTGTCCTCCACTGCATGGCCCAGACATGAGTGGCCCCCTAGAAGGGGCTGAGGGGGGAGGAGACCCCAGGCCCGGAGAACCTTTCTGCCCTGGAGGAGTCCCATCCCCTGGGGCCCCACAGCACCGGCCTTGTCCAGGCCCCAACCTGGCTGATGACACTGATGCAAACAGCAATGGCTCAAGCGGCAATGAATCCAATGGACATGAGTCCAGGGGTGCATCTCAGCGGAGTTCTCATAGTTCTTCTTCTGGCAATGGCAAGGACTCAGCCCTACTGGAGACCACTGAGAGCagcaagaggtgtgtgtgtgtgtgcacatactgcATAGTCCAGAAGTGGTCTGGTGAGCTAGGTGAGAGCACGGTGCTGTTGATCACATGGCCCTTACCTTGGGCTGTTGCTTCTTTTCTAGTACAAACTCTCAGAGCCCATCCCCACCAAGTAGTTCCATTGCCTatagcctcctgagtgcaagcTCAGAGCAGGACAACCCATCTACCAGTGGCTGCAGGTGTGTATCATGAGGGCTGTGGGAGGTGCCTGGGGATGCGGGCTAGACTCTGGGGCTAATGTCTTTACCCCTCTGTTCCCTGTGGGCCTTGCAGTAGTGAACAGTCAGCTCGAGCCAGGACCCAGAAGGAACTCATGACTGCACTTCGGGAGCTCAAACTTCGACTGCCACCAGAACGTCGGGGCAAGGGCCGATCTGGGACCCTGGCCACACTGCAGTATGCCTTGGCATGTGTCAAGCAGGTTCAGGGTGAGTGGTGCTTCCTGGCAGGGTGTGGCCAGGGAGTGGACTATTGTAGGTTCCATTCTCCTTACTGAGTATGGCTTGAATACCCTCGTCCACAGCTAACCAGGAATATTATCAGCAGTGGAGTCTGGAGGAGGGTGAGCCTTGTGCCATGGACATGTCTACTTACACCTTGGAGGAACTGGAGCATATCACATCTGAATATACTCTTCGAAACCAGGTCAGTTGCAGCTTGGGTCCTCTGTTCTAACACACCCTCATCCCCATTCTTGCAGCTCCTAATCTTCTCTTAATCTTGGTCTCATCCTAGGATACCTTTTCTGTGGCTGTGTCCTTCCTGACAGGCCGGATTGTCTATATTTCGGAGCAGGCAGGTGTCCTGCTGCGTTGCAAGCGGGATGTGTTTCGGGGTGCCCGCTTCTCAGAGCTCCTAGCTCCCCAGGATGTGGGTGTCTTCTATGGCTCAACTACACCATCTCGACTGCCCACTTGGGGCACTGGGACCTCTGCAGGTAAAGCACCCTTGTACTACACAGAGGGCGGAACAGTTCAGGAAGCTTCTGCCATGAGCAGCCAGGGTCTAAGCTTTCATTTCCTGGGTTCTTCTCAGCTCAAGAAAGGGATGGCACTGTGCTTACTGTCACTGTCATCTGTTCTAGGTTCAGGCCTCAAGGACTTCACCCAGGAAAAGTCTGTCTTCTGCCGAATCAGGTAGGTAGGAGGAGAAGAGCAGGCCTCTCTCTTTTATTCATTCCTGTGATCTCTGTTATATGGGCTGTGACTTTGACAAGGGGGTGGGCAACTTTCCACTGGAAGCCTCTAATATTCATCTATCCCTTGCCAGAGGAGGTCCTGACCGGGATCCAGGGCCTCGGTACCAGCCGTTCCGTCTAACTCCATATGTGACCAAGATTCGGGTCTCAGATGGGGCCCCTGCACAGCCATGCTGCCTACTGATTGCAGAGCGCATCCACTCTGGTTATGAAGGTGGATAGGCTAGGGCCCTGGCCTGGGGGATGATGGGAGGAAGGTTTTCCCTCTAGGATGGGGTGAAGTTTAAGATGAGAGTCTGGGAGGCGTGAGCTGGGTCTTTAGGGTTTAGGAAGAGGCTCAGGCCCTGCTAGTAGGTAAGGTAGGATGAGATCCCTAAGCTGTGATTCTCAGTGTCATCTCTGCTGTGAGTCACCAGATGACTCAGACTCTCCATGGGCCATAAAGCCAGGTCTGAGCTGAGAGGAGGAATGCTGGACAGCCAAACCCTAGGCagagaggagggctgaggagCTAGACCTTGAGGATGAAACCTTCGTGTTCTGTGCTGCAGCTCCCCGCATCCCTCCTGACAAGAGGATCTTTACCACGCGGCACACACCCAGCTGCCTCTTCCAGGATGTGGATGAAAGGTAAGGTAAAGACTTGGAGGAAGGTGGGTAACCAGGGCTAGCTAGGCCATGGTCTGACGCCTCCTCTCATGCAGGGCTGCGCCACTGCTGGGTTACCTGCCCCAGGATCTCCTGGGGGCTCCAGTACTCCTCTTTCTGCATCCTGAGGACAGACCCCTTATGCTGGCCATTCATAAGAAGAGTGAGTTCTCATCTTGCTGCCCCCGCTTGTCCCCCTGGTTTCTTAGCTGCCTTCGTGGTGGTGTGTCTTGATGCCGTGGTCTCTTGGATGTTTGTGTGTCTATCCCCACTTTATTCAGCTCTCCCAGTCACTAATACCACTGTCTTTCCTGTTCTCATAGTTCTGCAGCTGGCAGGGCAGCCCTTTGACCACTCTCCTATTCGCTTCTGTGCTCGGAATGGGGAATATGTCACCATGGACACCAGCTGGGCCGGCTTTGTACACCCCTGGAGTCGCAAGGTGGCTTTCGTGTTGGGCCGCCATAAAGTACGCACGTAAGTGTGTCATGTCTCTGACCTGGCATTGGGAATGGGCAATATGATAGGATTAGGGAAAGGGCTGTATTCACCCTCACTGTCCTGCAGGgcacccctgaatgaggatgtcttCACTCCCCCGGCCCCCAGCCCGGCTCTGTCCCTGGACTCTGACATACAGGAGCTCTCAGAGCAGATCCATCGACTACTGCTGCAGGTGAGAGCTGGGGAGGCCTCAAGAACGAAGTGGTCAGGGAGTAGGGTCTGGACATCTAACCAACCCATCCTCCTCCTTGCTGCAGCCTGTGCACAGCTCCAGCCCTACAGGGCTCTGTGGAGTTGGTCCTCTGATGTCTCCTGTtcctctacatagccctggctccTCCAGTGATAGCAATGGGGGTGATGCTGAGGGGCCTGGGCCTCCTGCTCCAGTGAGTAACCTCCTCCCATGTTACCTTTCTCCTTGTCTACTCTCTTGGGAAACGTTGCCAGTCAGTCCCTCATGCTACCCCTGCCTAGGCTCCCAGGTCTTCTTCCCGACACTTAGGCCCCAGGCACTGGCCACCCCAATGCTGCCCAGGGTTCTGCTGTCCCACAGGTGACTTTCCAGCAGATCTGTAAGGATGTGCATCTGGTGAAGCACCAGGGACAGCAGCTCTTCATTGAGTCCCGGGCCAAGCCTCCCCCTCGGCCCCGCCTCCTCGGTAAGTTGGTAAAATCATAGAGCAGGGATGTGGGTTAAGGCCTTACGTTCCCCTTACACTCATTCCTAGCCCATTTtaccttttcctttccttgtccCAGCTACAGGTACACCCAAGGCCAAAGGCCTTTCCTGCCAGTCCCCAAACCCCGAAATGGAGGTGGCTCCTGCTCTTGACCAAGCCCCACTAGCATTGGCCTCTGAGGAGCCAGAGAGGAAAGAAGCCTCCAGCTGTTCCTACCAGCAGATCAATTGCCTGGACAGCATCCTCAGGTAAGGTCTGCTAGTTACCTTCTCCCTTGGTCCTGCCTTGCCagccctaggccctgccctaaaaCCCTTTGCTTCATCCATCCCCAGGTATTTGGAAAGCTGCAACATTCCCAGCACAACAAAGCGTAAAtgtgcctcctcctcttcctgcacTGCTTCCTCAGCCTCTGATGACGACAAGCAGAGGGCAGGCCCAGTTCCTGTCGGGGCCAAGAAAGGTAAAAATGCAGTGCATGCCTGGCTCCCGTTGCCCTTCCTGTCCTGTTAGTGCGGGGCCTATACATTTCTGCCTTGGGGGCTCCTGCCTGCTATTCCTGGGCCTCCTTTCCTGCCTCCTGATCTCCAGGTTCCTCCCTCTAGCCAATCCTTTCCCACTCCACCCTGGGATTCCCTTTCCTGACCTtccaaggggtgggggtggtaacCAGTGCCATCTCTCCGCACAGATCCGACGTCAGCAGTGCTGTCTGGGGAGGGGGCCACTCCTCGGAAGGAGCCAGTGGTGGGAGGCACCCTGAGCCCGCTCGCCCTGGCCAATAAGGCAGAGAGCGTGGTGTCTGTCACCAGTCAGTGTAGCTTCAGCTCCACCATCGTCCATGTAGGAGACAAGAAGCCCCCGGAGTCGGGTATGGGCGTGGAGTGAGGGGGGTATGACTGGGCCCCACTTGGTCCCTCAGCCAGAgctcttccctttcccccctcccccccagtggAGAGAAGGAGGTTACCTTCTTAGCTTGGGGCTCTACTGCTCCTGACTGTTCACCCCACTAACTTCTGcttgcccctcccccattctccctcCTGTATTCTTACTGTCAGTTGAACCATAAAAGTTGGATATAAGGGGAGGGGGTCCAACACTGAGATGTTGACCACTAAAGCATGGAATATGAAGACTCCTCAGGGTCTCTGGGTTGACTTTAAAAATGTGTGGAAAGCAAGATGTGGGCTTCCCTTAGGAGGAGGCTGTATCACCCCAGGGGTTCCTGGCAGGGTCTTAGCTGTGGGTGGAGAGTGAGCATCCTCTTTTTCCTGGGTCAGTTTTGCATGGGAAGAAGAGTCCAGGTCTAGCTTCTGGCAGGGAGGTGGCCTTGAGTACCTGGGGTCCCAGGCCTTGGGTAGGGAGGTTGTAGCGTGGATGTGTTGACCCCTGAGATGTTTCTCATCACCTTTTCCCCATCTCACCTTCCTTAGACATCATCATGATGGAGGACCTGCCTGGCCTAGCTCCTGGCCCAACCCCAAGTCCAGCCCCCAGCCCCACAGTAGCCCCCGACCCAGCCCCAGATGCCTATCGTCCAGTGGGTCTGACCAAGGCTGTGCTGTCCCTGCACACCCAAAAGGAAGAGCAAGCTTTCCTCAACCGCTTCAGAGACCTTGGCAGGCTTCGTGGACTTGACAACTCTTCTGTGGCCCCCTCAGCCCCTGGCGAGCGAGGTAGCCACCTGGGGCTTCCTTGAGCTGCCTTTTGCACAGCCAGCTGAGGGCCAGATGCTGAGGGTGGTAATGTGGTGGTGAGGGCAATAGATGCTCCTGCCCTGGGGCCCAGGCTGATGCTGTTTCCATCTTCAGGGCCCTGTTTAGTTAGATTCCTACATAGCTTCTCCCTACTAGGTCAGGGTTCCAGGCTGCAAGCTGAGGAGGGAAGCTTGGGgccgggtgggggtggggcactgaGACAAGCAGGTGGAAGAGCTCAGTTCCAGGTAAGCTCCTGGAACAAGGGCAAAAATTGTTAGCATCACTGATGGCGATCCACAGAGACTCTGGGCCAATCTTGGATGGGGTTGGACTTCCAGGGCAGATAGAAAGTAGCCCCTCTGGGTACCTGCAGGAGACTTTTGCAACCAGCTGCAGGACCTAGGGCTGAGGACTGGCTTATTCTGCCCACCACATCGTTCCATTGTGAGTTAGGCAGAGCACAGTTTCAACTGGCAGGACAAGTATCCAGGCTGGCCAGCCTGAGGGATTTTGGCAGATGGACTGAAGTCACCTGCCTGTTCATCCATGGACCCAGTCTGCCTCCTCTTTCTGCCAGTGTGCCTCTGTTTTGCACACTCCCAGCTTGACCCTCATGTAACCTTGCCCTCCTGGCTCCTTTCACAATAAACCCCCTGTCCCCTGTCTCCTGTGATTCTTCCCTGAAATGTCCCCTACTTTCTATCTTGCTGTTTTGCGTGCAGGCTGAGCAGCTTTCTGGGCCCTTTGCCTGTACTCAGTGTGTTAGGGCAGTGGAGGTGGCAGGCTCCTTGCTAACCCTGGTCTTTCCCCACAGGCTGCCACCATGGCCCCATGCCCCCTGGTCGCCGACACCACTGCAGATCTAAAGCAAAACGTTCTCGCCACCACCAGACCCCCCAGCCTGAAACTCCCTGCTATGTCTCCCATCCTTcacctatgccctcttctggaccctGGCCACCCCCACCAGCCACTACCCCCTTCCCAGCAATGGTCCAGCCCTACCCACTCCCAGTGTTCTCCCCTCGAGGAGGTCCACAGCCTCTTCCCCCTGCCCCCACATCTGTGCCCCCTGctactttcccttctcccttggTGACTCCAATGGTGGCCTTGGTGCTCCCTAACTATCTATTCCCTACCCCACCTAGCTATCCGTATGGA
Encoded here:
- the Per1 gene encoding period circadian protein homolog 1 isoform X2 — encoded protein: MSGPLEGAEGGGDPRPGEPFCPGGVPSPGAPQHRPCPGPNLADDTDANSNGSSGNESNGHESRGASQRSSHSSSSGNGKDSALLETTESSKSTNSQSPSPPSSSIAYSLLSASSEQDNPSTSGCSSEQSARARTQKELMTALRELKLRLPPERRGKGRSGTLATLQYALACVKQVQANQEYYQQWSLEEGEPCAMDMSTYTLEELEHITSEYTLRNQDTFSVAVSFLTGRIVYISEQAGVLLRCKRDVFRGARFSELLAPQDVGVFYGSTTPSRLPTWGTGTSAGSGLKDFTQEKSVFCRIRGGPDRDPGPRYQPFRLTPYVTKIRVSDGAPAQPCCLLIAERIHSGYEAPRIPPDKRIFTTRHTPSCLFQDVDERAAPLLGYLPQDLLGAPVLLFLHPEDRPLMLAIHKKILQLAGQPFDHSPIRFCARNGEYVTMDTSWAGFVHPWSRKVAFVLGRHKVRTAPLNEDVFTPPAPSPALSLDSDIQELSEQIHRLLLQPVHSSSPTGLCGVGPLMSPVPLHSPGSSSDSNGGDAEGPGPPAPVTFQQICKDVHLVKHQGQQLFIESRAKPPPRPRLLATGTPKAKGLSCQSPNPEMEVAPALDQAPLALASEEPERKEASSCSYQQINCLDSILRYLESCNIPSTTKRKCASSSSCTASSASDDDKQRAGPVPVGAKKDIIMMEDLPGLAPGPTPSPAPSPTVAPDPAPDAYRPVGLTKAVLSLHTQKEEQAFLNRFRDLGRLRGLDNSSVAPSAPGERGCHHGPMPPGRRHHCRSKAKRSRHHQTPQPETPCYVSHPSPMPSSGPWPPPPATTPFPAMVQPYPLPVFSPRGGPQPLPPAPTSVPPATFPSPLVTPMVALVLPNYLFPTPPSYPYGVSQAPAEGPPTPASHSPSPSLPPLAPSPSHRPDSPLFNSRCSSPLQLNLLQLEEPPRTEGGTAAGGPGSSAGPPPPSEEAAEPEARLVEVTESSNQDALSGSSDLLELLLQEDSRSGTGSAASGSLGSGLGSGSGSGSHEGGSTSASITRSSQSSHTSKYFGSIDSSEAEAGAAQARTEPGDQVIKYVLQDPIWLLMANADQHVMMTYQVPSRDTASVLKQDRERLRAMQKQQPRFSEDQRRELGAVHSWVRKGQLPRALDVMACVDCGSSMQDPGHSHDPLFSELDGLGLEPMEEGGGEGVGGGGGVGGGGGGGGGGGGGGVGGGGEEEAQTQIGAKGSSSQDSAMEEEEQGGNASSPALPSEENGTS
- the Per1 gene encoding period circadian protein homolog 1 isoform X1; this encodes MSGPLEGAEGGGDPRPGEPFCPGGVPSPGAPQHRPCPGPNLADDTDANSNGSSGNESNGHESRGASQRSSHSSSSGNGKDSALLETTESSKSTNSQSPSPPSSSIAYSLLSASSEQDNPSTSGCSSEQSARARTQKELMTALRELKLRLPPERRGKGRSGTLATLQYALACVKQVQANQEYYQQWSLEEGEPCAMDMSTYTLEELEHITSEYTLRNQDTFSVAVSFLTGRIVYISEQAGVLLRCKRDVFRGARFSELLAPQDVGVFYGSTTPSRLPTWGTGTSAGSGLKDFTQEKSVFCRIRGGPDRDPGPRYQPFRLTPYVTKIRVSDGAPAQPCCLLIAERIHSGYEAPRIPPDKRIFTTRHTPSCLFQDVDERAAPLLGYLPQDLLGAPVLLFLHPEDRPLMLAIHKKILQLAGQPFDHSPIRFCARNGEYVTMDTSWAGFVHPWSRKVAFVLGRHKVRTAPLNEDVFTPPAPSPALSLDSDIQELSEQIHRLLLQPVHSSSPTGLCGVGPLMSPVPLHSPGSSSDSNGGDAEGPGPPAPVTFQQICKDVHLVKHQGQQLFIESRAKPPPRPRLLATGTPKAKGLSCQSPNPEMEVAPALDQAPLALASEEPERKEASSCSYQQINCLDSILRYLESCNIPSTTKRKCASSSSCTASSASDDDKQRAGPVPVGAKKDPTSAVLSGEGATPRKEPVVGGTLSPLALANKAESVVSVTSQCSFSSTIVHVGDKKPPESDIIMMEDLPGLAPGPTPSPAPSPTVAPDPAPDAYRPVGLTKAVLSLHTQKEEQAFLNRFRDLGRLRGLDNSSVAPSAPGERGCHHGPMPPGRRHHCRSKAKRSRHHQTPQPETPCYVSHPSPMPSSGPWPPPPATTPFPAMVQPYPLPVFSPRGGPQPLPPAPTSVPPATFPSPLVTPMVALVLPNYLFPTPPSYPYGVSQAPAEGPPTPASHSPSPSLPPLAPSPSHRPDSPLFNSRCSSPLQLNLLQLEEPPRTEGGTAAGGPGSSAGPPPPSEEAAEPEARLVEVTESSNQDALSGSSDLLELLLQEDSRSGTGSAASGSLGSGLGSGSGSGSHEGGSTSASITRSSQSSHTSKYFGSIDSSEAEAGAAQARTEPGDQVIKYVLQDPIWLLMANADQHVMMTYQVPSRDTASVLKQDRERLRAMQKQQPRFSEDQRRELGAVHSWVRKGQLPRALDVMACVDCGSSMQDPGHSHDPLFSELDGLGLEPMEEGGGEGVGGGGGVGGGGGGGGGGGGGGVGGGGEEEAQTQIGAKGSSSQDSAMEEEEQGGNASSPALPSEENGTS